One genomic segment of Porphyromonadaceae bacterium W3.11 includes these proteins:
- the mef(En2) gene encoding macrolide efflux MFS transporter Mef(En2), whose translation MNHWKSTLAVIGIGQLISILTSTIVGFSIIFWISNEFKSPTALSLAILAGFLPQFVLGLFAGVYVDRWNRKKTMFYSDLFIAFCTLCLFIVITKGYKDLSFFYLLTACRSIGSTFHAPALQASIPLLVPKHHLVRVSGLYHSIQSFSEVIAPVVGASLVVWLPIQYILLIDVIGAVAACLTLLCVQIPSLQKTKVLPDFKKELTECWHTLRRTMGILPLFVCFTLVTFVLMPVFTLFPFMTLLHFNGNILQMGVVEMGWGSGALLGGLVLACKALKSKQTLVMHTAYVILGLYLISASYLPSSAFIGFVCLTFTGGIAYSIYHALFIAIIQQNLASDMLGRTFSLIFSLSTFPSMLGIVASGYWVEAWGITSVFMISGWVIFLIGVGANFISSIKQLDNYA comes from the coding sequence ATGAATCATTGGAAATCAACTTTGGCCGTGATAGGAATAGGCCAACTCATATCTATTTTAACAAGTACGATTGTTGGCTTCTCCATTATTTTTTGGATTAGCAACGAATTTAAATCCCCGACAGCTTTATCTCTGGCTATTTTAGCTGGATTTTTACCACAATTTGTATTAGGCTTGTTTGCCGGGGTCTATGTTGACAGATGGAATCGAAAGAAAACGATGTTTTATTCGGACTTGTTCATCGCGTTCTGTACCCTATGTCTTTTTATTGTGATAACCAAGGGTTATAAAGACCTTTCTTTTTTTTATCTATTGACTGCTTGTCGTTCAATAGGCAGTACGTTTCATGCACCTGCTTTACAGGCAAGCATCCCTCTACTGGTTCCCAAGCACCATCTTGTCAGGGTATCAGGTTTGTACCATTCCATTCAATCCTTCAGTGAGGTGATAGCTCCCGTTGTAGGGGCAAGCCTCGTTGTTTGGCTTCCCATACAGTATATTCTGCTCATAGATGTGATCGGAGCTGTTGCTGCTTGTCTGACCTTACTTTGTGTCCAGATTCCTTCTCTTCAAAAAACGAAAGTTCTTCCAGATTTCAAAAAAGAACTGACGGAATGTTGGCATACCTTGCGGCGTACAATGGGCATTTTGCCTTTATTCGTATGCTTTACGCTGGTGACTTTTGTCCTTATGCCTGTTTTTACGTTATTTCCTTTTATGACGCTTCTGCATTTCAACGGAAACATTTTGCAAATGGGAGTTGTGGAAATGGGTTGGGGCTCAGGGGCATTGTTGGGCGGTTTAGTACTTGCCTGTAAGGCTTTGAAAAGCAAGCAAACATTAGTGATGCATACGGCTTATGTGATATTGGGATTGTATCTGATTAGCGCCAGTTATTTACCATCAAGCGCATTTATAGGTTTTGTTTGCCTAACATTTACAGGAGGCATAGCCTATTCCATTTACCATGCGCTTTTCATCGCTATTATTCAGCAGAACTTGGCTTCGGACATGCTTGGACGGACTTTTTCTCTCATCTTTAGTTTGAGTACCTTTCCATCAATGCTGGGTATCGTAGCTTCAGGATATTGGGTGGAAGCATGGGGTATCACATCCGTCTTTATGATCAGCGGATGGGTTATCTTTCTGATTGGAGTGGGTGCAAATTTTATTTCTTCAATCAAGCAGTTGGATAATTACGCATAG